TTAGCGACAACTTCTTCAAAGTCAATCGTAGATAAAATGGCTTCTAATTTACGTACATACTTTCTTTTTCTAACTGCCGGAGCATAAACAAAGCCATCTACCATATAAATTTTGTTTTTGGACTCATCAAACCAGGTATAGTTTAAAAATGGACCGCCCATAAAATCATTTTCCATGCGCCAAAGCCCTCTGGTAACCATTATATTTTTATTATTGATTTGAATTTCCGTTTCAAAATGTCGGAGGTTATGCTCAGTTTTCATGAAAGCTCCCGGGGTGGGGGTTTCGACAAATTTACCTAACTCATCACGCAGATGAATTCCCGGATTTCGCCCTAATGTGTCCCGGGATACGTCTTTTCCATAAATAAATAAATGCATGCTTGCATCATCTATGTCTCTACGCAACCAGTAATAGGATTGTTCATCGGTTTTAGCAGTTAGAAATTCCCCGGGAATCTGCATTTTTATACCGGTATTTTTGTGAATATCATTCATTAAACGAGGTTGTTTTTCTTTAAAGAAAGTCAATGCCCGGTATCTTTTTAGCTCATGCTCCTGAATTAGGGAAATAATATTATCTGCCTGATTTTCCATAAGTTCTGCAAGAGTTTCTCTGTTTTTTGGAAAGAAAAATAAAACCAATTGAGGCTTTGCCCAGACTTCCCGCTTAAAAAAGTACAAAAAGTCGGGATTTTCTAAAATATTACTGCTATTGCTTTCAGAAATGTTTCTGCGGATAAACTGAGCCATTTCTGTATTTTCATCCTGAGTGGCAATGAAAACTATATTTCTAATTCGTCTGAATAAATTACTAAACTCATCATAGCTCACATGTCGCATGTCAAAAACAGGTTCTATCTGCGGCAAACCAATAAAATCCCGTTTAAACACAGCCTCAGCAACTTCCTTATGATTCATTGCCCACGCTCTGCTGTCTGCTATAACCAAAATTTCATCATTCGATCCGTGAGCCGGAG
This genomic stretch from Chitinophagaceae bacterium harbors:
- a CDS encoding DUF4837 family protein; translated protein: MNSFLEKTKPIQNIFRLSLFCSLIILMVACEEDEASRLGMLPPAHGSNDEILVIADSRAWAMNHKEVAEAVFKRDFIGLPQIEPVFDMRHVSYDEFSNLFRRIRNIVFIATQDENTEMAQFIRRNISESNSSNILENPDFLYFFKREVWAKPQLVLFFFPKNRETLAELMENQADNIISLIQEHELKRYRALTFFKEKQPRLMNDIHKNTGIKMQIPGEFLTAKTDEQSYYWLRRDIDDASMHLFIYGKDVSRDTLGRNPGIHLRDELGKFVETPTPGAFMKTEHNLRHFETEIQINNKNIMVTRGLWRMENDFMGGPFLNYTWFDESKNKIYMVDGFVYAPAVRKRKYVRKLEAILSTIDFEEVVANL